From a region of the Mucilaginibacter auburnensis genome:
- a CDS encoding hybrid sensor histidine kinase/response regulator transcription factor — MLIAQSVSLSQSLNGTDNYAVTNYGTSDGLPSAVTTSTVRDKMGFLWVGTQNGLTRFDGHSFRTLYHAPNDSTTISGNSVTALCSDAMGYIWVATSNGLNLFDPVTEKFTRFNFQDAKRYGITEGKIKTLLCDAKGVIWLGTESGLERFNRHTREFSSVVLPAASSSEVPTSVNAIVEQKDFVWVGTNNLGLCRVNKKNGLVHCFANVGEHGESTGDIRSICLDGAAKIWVGTFKNGLCVFDTENELFSEYSPSNVNFYDGVFSVINHKRDVLIVGDSRSFYRLNTKNGEVRQISGTEVHRRGNLWKDRSGMVWISSVNGLAKLDPRQLKFRFFDLSVDDANVQSIIAEPDMILYGTSKGLFSSNKMGMRLNAIDGKNKVLNGAEIKKLYKDRDGLFWIITGNSFFSFNKDNNEIRQVGPPTVNGAPLADELYRDIIQLHNGKYALATSVGLRVFDLKQNKFVHYNFPEKGISSAANHITCLLQTADDFLWIGTKGKGLKRLDLKSGKVLTYISKGRQNEIANNNIYALYQDKLSNLWVCTADGLNLYNKQKGSFKTFSIKAGFSSNVFNSVAGEDQAHRLWLLTEKGLSVFDYQHGTVNNYDERDGFRLASGASQSASGMIYIAGRNGVTWFNPNNIHYNNTPPPVYFTDLLINHHSVDSRSLPIMKKLNIEQKIVIPDNESTFTVDFAALNFTQPDKNRYAYYLQGFDKRWVYTGNQRRASYTNLDPGTYTLHVIAANNDGTWNKVGRKLVISVSPPWYMTWWAYTAFASAAFLLLYLYLANRKKRYSEIKRVNLEKDKEREVSERKLAFFTNISHEFRTPLTLIINPVKELLSKSNASGKDELDVIYRNSTRLLGLIDHLLQFRRSDAGSDQLALSVIDLPFLLQDIYLCFTQQASSRNIKLACNCDCESLSVLADKQKIEIAVFNLISNAMKFTPDNGAIEITLKCIDEMVSLTVSDTGPGIHEADRDKIYNRFYTANSGGAAKHGFGIGLYLVKSYIEIHNGTVTHYNRPSGGSTFHIMFPLLTTNTFTPEPSLDNFVADNLKADAPLKQATDEVLDFEIPVSDKKAMLVIDDNEEMRNYLKKVYQNDYDFHQASSGEEGLQIAKNILPDIIVSDIKMDNMSGIDFCRSIKQEPDLNHIPILLLTGSVEPECKLKGLEAGAFDFLNKPFDIDMLSTRIKGILQDRQNLEKYYYNEVTLKSQTTHISDKDKDFINRCVDAIENHILDNNFELQVIADNIGVTYATLFKKIKVITGQTVNAFVRYVRLRKAAELMIQTSCNVNEAALSTGFNDIKYFREQFQKQFGTRPSEFIRKHRATFNQSYRIKKV, encoded by the coding sequence GTGTTAATAGCCCAATCGGTTTCTTTAAGCCAATCACTTAACGGCACAGATAACTATGCAGTTACCAACTATGGCACTTCTGACGGGCTTCCATCTGCAGTTACTACGTCAACGGTACGAGACAAAATGGGATTTTTATGGGTTGGAACGCAAAACGGTTTAACCAGATTTGACGGGCATAGCTTTCGGACATTGTACCATGCGCCTAATGATTCAACAACTATATCAGGTAATTCTGTTACGGCTCTTTGCAGCGATGCAATGGGTTACATTTGGGTAGCAACGTCTAACGGACTCAATTTATTTGATCCGGTTACAGAAAAGTTCACACGCTTTAACTTTCAGGATGCTAAACGTTACGGGATAACTGAAGGCAAAATAAAAACATTGTTGTGTGACGCTAAAGGAGTAATATGGCTCGGAACAGAATCAGGTTTAGAACGGTTTAACAGGCATACCAGGGAGTTCTCATCTGTAGTTTTGCCGGCAGCATCCTCATCAGAGGTTCCAACCTCGGTTAATGCCATTGTTGAACAGAAGGATTTTGTTTGGGTGGGCACCAATAACTTGGGTTTGTGCCGGGTAAACAAAAAAAATGGATTGGTACATTGTTTTGCAAATGTTGGGGAACATGGGGAGAGCACTGGTGATATCAGATCTATCTGTTTAGACGGAGCCGCAAAAATATGGGTAGGAACCTTTAAAAATGGGCTTTGTGTTTTTGATACAGAAAATGAGTTGTTTTCGGAATATTCCCCATCCAATGTAAACTTTTATGACGGGGTTTTTTCTGTTATAAACCACAAGCGCGATGTTCTGATTGTTGGCGATAGCCGGAGCTTTTACCGGCTTAATACAAAAAATGGCGAGGTGAGGCAAATTTCAGGCACTGAAGTGCACAGGCGCGGAAATTTGTGGAAGGATAGATCAGGCATGGTTTGGATCAGTTCAGTTAACGGATTAGCTAAACTTGATCCGAGGCAATTAAAATTCAGGTTTTTTGACTTGTCTGTTGATGATGCCAACGTTCAGAGCATTATTGCTGAGCCGGATATGATTTTATACGGCACATCTAAAGGCTTATTCAGTAGCAACAAAATGGGAATGAGGCTGAATGCTATAGACGGGAAAAATAAAGTATTAAATGGTGCAGAAATAAAAAAGTTATACAAGGATAGAGACGGCCTTTTCTGGATAATTACCGGTAATAGTTTTTTTTCTTTTAACAAAGATAACAATGAGATCAGGCAAGTGGGGCCGCCAACAGTTAATGGCGCTCCATTGGCCGACGAACTTTACCGCGACATTATTCAATTGCATAACGGTAAATATGCATTGGCAACCAGCGTGGGTTTGAGGGTTTTTGATTTAAAACAGAATAAATTCGTTCACTATAATTTTCCGGAAAAGGGAATTTCGTCCGCAGCCAATCATATAACATGTTTGCTGCAAACGGCTGACGATTTTTTATGGATTGGAACAAAAGGCAAGGGGCTGAAAAGATTGGATCTTAAAAGCGGTAAGGTGCTTACTTACATAAGTAAAGGCAGGCAAAATGAAATAGCTAACAACAATATTTATGCGCTTTACCAAGACAAGTTAAGTAATTTATGGGTATGCACGGCTGACGGATTAAACCTTTATAACAAGCAAAAAGGATCATTCAAAACGTTTTCAATAAAGGCTGGGTTTTCCAGCAATGTTTTTAACAGCGTGGCCGGTGAAGACCAGGCCCATAGGCTTTGGCTACTTACAGAAAAAGGTTTATCGGTATTTGACTATCAGCACGGTACGGTAAACAATTATGATGAACGGGATGGTTTTAGATTAGCTTCTGGCGCAAGCCAGTCTGCTTCTGGAATGATTTACATTGCCGGTCGTAATGGCGTTACATGGTTTAACCCTAACAATATTCATTATAATAACACACCACCTCCGGTTTATTTTACAGATTTATTAATAAATCACCATTCGGTAGATTCCCGGTCTCTGCCAATAATGAAAAAGCTGAATATTGAGCAAAAAATTGTTATTCCTGATAACGAAAGCACATTTACGGTTGATTTTGCTGCGTTAAACTTCACCCAGCCCGACAAAAACAGGTATGCTTACTATTTGCAAGGCTTTGATAAACGATGGGTGTACACGGGAAATCAAAGAAGGGCGTCTTACACCAATCTTGACCCCGGCACTTATACACTGCACGTAATTGCTGCCAACAATGATGGCACCTGGAATAAAGTAGGCAGGAAGCTGGTCATTTCGGTGAGCCCTCCATGGTACATGACCTGGTGGGCTTATACAGCATTTGCCAGTGCTGCGTTTTTACTGTTGTACTTATACTTAGCAAATCGTAAAAAAAGGTATTCTGAAATAAAGCGCGTTAATTTAGAGAAAGACAAGGAGCGAGAAGTAAGTGAACGCAAGCTGGCTTTTTTTACAAACATATCTCACGAATTTCGCACCCCGCTCACATTGATCATTAATCCGGTTAAAGAGTTATTGTCTAAAAGCAACGCCTCCGGCAAGGACGAGCTGGACGTGATCTATCGTAATTCAACCAGGCTTCTGGGTTTGATAGATCATTTACTACAGTTCAGGCGTTCCGACGCCGGGAGTGATCAACTGGCATTATCGGTTATTGACCTGCCATTTTTATTGCAAGACATTTATTTGTGTTTTACTCAACAGGCAAGTTCAAGGAACATAAAGTTAGCCTGTAACTGTGATTGCGAATCATTATCTGTACTTGCTGATAAGCAAAAAATTGAGATTGCAGTATTTAATTTGATTAGTAACGCAATGAAATTTACACCGGATAACGGAGCCATTGAAATAACATTGAAATGCATAGATGAGATGGTTAGCCTTACCGTATCAGATACAGGGCCGGGTATCCATGAAGCTGACCGTGATAAAATCTATAACAGATTTTATACAGCCAACTCCGGAGGCGCAGCAAAGCATGGCTTTGGTATCGGATTATATCTGGTTAAAAGCTACATCGAAATTCATAACGGAACAGTAACTCATTATAACCGGCCGTCTGGTGGTTCTACCTTTCATATCATGTTTCCGCTGCTTACTACTAATACCTTTACTCCCGAACCCTCATTAGATAATTTTGTGGCAGATAATTTAAAAGCAGATGCACCCCTAAAACAAGCAACTGATGAAGTATTGGATTTTGAAATTCCCGTAAGTGATAAAAAGGCAATGTTGGTGATTGATGATAATGAAGAAATGAGAAATTATCTAAAAAAGGTTTATCAAAATGATTATGATTTTCATCAGGCTTCATCCGGAGAAGAAGGGTTGCAAATAGCTAAAAATATATTACCTGATATTATAGTAAGCGATATAAAAATGGACAATATGAGTGGTATAGATTTTTGCCGCTCTATTAAACAGGAGCCGGATCTGAACCATATACCTATACTGTTACTTACCGGAAGCGTTGAACCCGAATGTAAGTTGAAAGGTCTGGAAGCAGGTGCGTTTGACTTTTTAAATAAGCCGTTTGATATTGATATGCTGAGCACCCGTATTAAAGGCATTTTGCAAGATAGGCAGAATCTGGAAAAATACTATTATAACGAGGTTACGCTCAAATCGCAAACAACGCATATTTCTGACAAAGATAAAGACTTTATAAACCGCTGCGTTGATGCTATTGAAAACCACATTTTAGATAATAATTTTGAGCTGCAGGTAATTGCAGATAATATTGGTGTTACCTACGCAACACTATTCAAAAAAATAAAAGTTATAACAGGGCAAACGGTTAACGCTTTTGTAAGGTATGTGCGCCTCAGAAAAGCTGCGGAACTAATGATCCAAACCAGTTGTAACGTGAATGAAGCTGCTCTCAGCACGGGTTTTAATGATATTAAATATTTTAGGGAGCAGTTTCAAAAACAGTTCGGAACGCGTCCGTCTGAATTTATCCGTAAACATCGGGCTACGTTCAATCAATCATACCGCATCAAAAAAGTTTAA
- a CDS encoding SusC/RagA family TonB-linked outer membrane protein codes for MKSLVFVGVFMSQRAYSSPVMPSLESAVPNIDLIAAAQISVSGKVTDNTGAPLPGVTVMLKGTNTAVSTNVDGAFSITVPAGNQTLVFSSVGFLSQEIEVKGRTTINVTLKESATNLEDVVVVGYSTQSKRQITTAVSTIKSDDILRTSSTTTAGALAGKVPGVATRALDSRPGRGITLEIRNMGRPLYVIDGIPYGGPAGRDWVGNSNVSGEDAFNAINIEDIESISVLKDAAAAVYGLRAANGVVLVTTKKGSKGQAKVKINSYYGLQNLTRFPKLATAGQYQRGLVEAAQNAGTDPSTVLTREELAKWEAGTEPGYKSYDYYDIIMRKNVPQSNINASISGGSDQSNYYLSLGNTRQEATMKDFDYNRTNLQANMEGKVGKRLSIGSQISGRLERTRDVGLPGGDGYFSSLLSLFSSIPTYGPYANDNPEYMNAIPNRPDLNPALFKRDVAGYKDNYTKNFNVNLYGEYKFDFGLSAKATYSYNYTKLDFDGFQYSYDFYTYNRNNNTYIPGGGQIARWRYEAQTDVVARYAQFMLRYAKTLGSHNLTTVLAYERSDYDNFNRTSNTAPTNNYIPFKTLSELTGYSEAWRYEARSGYIGRIDYAYQDKYLLGLLARYDGSYLYAPGRRWAFFPGVSAGWRISSEPFFGKLKNVINDLKLRASVGQTGSESGVSMFDYLLGYTYNQGISVLDGKNVIGARPRGLPIDRLSWERHTTYNLGLDMKLLDNKLSITADIFRKRITGIPAGRYDVLLPSEVGYTLPNDNLNVNEFRGVEGMVAYSNRVGELNYNVSVNATYSRLRRISTYKPRFSSSWNQYRNGIEDRWDGVWWGYQAIGRFQSMEEIRNYPIDNGDGQNNRTQLPGDIIYKDVNGDGIINSMDERPIGYPQGRAPMLSFGTSIGLQWRSFNLNLDFSGGAMQSWFQDFELRNPFHAGGNSPAYLLTDRWHRADPYDPNSTWIPGKYPAVRKGTSLNNSKNSDFWLRSVRFIRLRNAEFGYSLPRQITSKLKMERVRFYVSSSNLFTIDNLGDVQIDPEISANAAVVYPQQKTVLFGINLTF; via the coding sequence ATGAAGAGCCTCGTATTTGTAGGTGTATTCATGTCTCAAAGGGCGTACTCATCACCGGTAATGCCATCATTGGAAAGTGCAGTACCTAATATTGACCTGATAGCAGCTGCTCAGATATCCGTATCGGGTAAGGTAACAGATAATACAGGCGCTCCACTACCGGGAGTTACAGTTATGCTTAAAGGCACAAACACAGCCGTTTCAACAAATGTGGATGGTGCTTTTTCTATAACCGTACCAGCCGGTAATCAAACGCTTGTTTTCTCTTCTGTTGGTTTTTTAAGCCAGGAGATTGAAGTTAAGGGCCGCACAACAATTAATGTAACACTTAAAGAATCTGCTACAAATCTGGAAGATGTTGTTGTTGTAGGATACAGCACCCAATCAAAACGACAAATTACTACCGCGGTAAGTACCATCAAAAGTGATGACATACTCCGCACATCTTCTACCACAACAGCGGGTGCACTGGCCGGAAAAGTGCCGGGCGTAGCAACCCGGGCTTTAGATTCAAGACCGGGAAGGGGCATTACGCTGGAAATCAGAAATATGGGACGGCCGTTGTATGTAATAGACGGGATTCCGTATGGCGGTCCTGCTGGCAGAGACTGGGTTGGCAATTCAAATGTTTCTGGCGAGGATGCTTTTAACGCCATAAATATTGAAGATATTGAAAGCATTTCTGTATTAAAAGATGCCGCAGCTGCGGTTTATGGATTACGTGCCGCAAATGGCGTTGTGCTGGTTACCACCAAAAAAGGAAGTAAAGGCCAGGCAAAGGTGAAGATCAACAGTTATTATGGGCTTCAAAATCTCACCCGGTTCCCTAAACTGGCAACTGCAGGTCAATATCAGAGAGGACTTGTTGAAGCTGCACAAAATGCCGGAACCGACCCAAGTACGGTGCTCACCAGAGAGGAGCTGGCAAAATGGGAAGCTGGCACCGAGCCGGGCTATAAAAGCTATGATTATTATGATATAATTATGCGAAAAAACGTTCCTCAATCCAATATAAACGCAAGTATTTCGGGTGGGTCAGATCAGTCAAATTACTATCTCTCTTTAGGTAATACAAGGCAAGAGGCCACCATGAAGGATTTTGATTATAACCGTACCAATTTGCAGGCCAACATGGAAGGGAAAGTTGGTAAACGGTTAAGCATCGGATCGCAAATAAGCGGAAGGCTTGAACGCACGCGTGATGTGGGACTACCAGGAGGCGATGGTTATTTCTCATCATTATTGTCGCTTTTCAGCAGCATACCTACCTATGGTCCGTACGCTAATGACAATCCGGAATACATGAACGCTATTCCTAACCGACCGGATCTAAACCCAGCCCTGTTTAAAAGAGATGTAGCAGGTTACAAGGACAACTATACTAAAAACTTTAACGTTAACTTATACGGTGAGTACAAGTTTGATTTCGGACTGTCAGCCAAAGCTACTTACTCATACAATTATACCAAGCTGGATTTTGATGGCTTTCAATACTCTTATGATTTCTATACTTACAACAGAAACAATAATACCTACATACCCGGTGGTGGTCAAATTGCCAGATGGCGCTATGAAGCCCAAACAGATGTAGTGGCGCGGTATGCACAATTTATGCTTAGGTATGCAAAAACACTTGGAAGCCATAACCTGACCACAGTGCTTGCATATGAAAGAAGTGATTACGATAACTTTAACAGAACTTCTAACACGGCACCAACAAACAATTATATACCGTTTAAAACCTTATCTGAGTTAACCGGCTATAGCGAAGCATGGCGTTACGAGGCAAGGTCAGGTTATATTGGCAGGATAGACTATGCCTATCAGGATAAATACTTACTTGGCTTATTGGCCCGTTATGACGGATCTTACCTGTATGCACCGGGTCGTAGATGGGCGTTTTTCCCGGGTGTTTCTGCAGGTTGGCGTATTAGCAGCGAGCCATTTTTTGGAAAACTGAAAAATGTGATCAATGACCTTAAGCTTAGGGCATCTGTTGGCCAAACAGGAAGCGAATCGGGCGTAAGTATGTTTGATTACCTGCTTGGCTACACCTACAACCAGGGAATATCTGTGTTAGACGGAAAGAATGTAATTGGCGCCAGGCCAAGAGGATTGCCAATAGACAGGTTATCATGGGAAAGACATACCACTTATAACTTAGGTTTGGATATGAAGCTTTTGGATAACAAGCTTTCAATTACCGCAGATATTTTCCGGAAAAGAATTACTGGAATACCGGCTGGCAGGTATGATGTATTGCTGCCAAGTGAAGTGGGTTACACTTTGCCTAACGACAACCTGAACGTAAACGAATTTAGAGGCGTAGAGGGTATGGTTGCCTATTCTAACCGGGTTGGTGAACTGAATTATAACGTGAGTGTAAATGCTACCTACTCCAGGTTGCGCAGAATTTCAACTTATAAACCGCGTTTCAGCAGCTCATGGAACCAATATCGCAATGGAATTGAAGACCGTTGGGATGGGGTATGGTGGGGTTACCAGGCTATTGGCCGTTTCCAATCAATGGAAGAGATCAGAAATTATCCTATTGATAACGGCGACGGACAAAATAACAGAACACAGCTTCCCGGCGATATAATTTACAAAGATGTAAATGGTGACGGTATAATTAACAGCATGGACGAGCGGCCAATTGGCTATCCGCAAGGACGAGCGCCAATGTTAAGCTTCGGAACCAGCATCGGGTTGCAATGGAGAAGCTTTAACCTTAACCTTGATTTCTCGGGTGGGGCCATGCAATCATGGTTTCAGGATTTTGAGCTGAGAAATCCTTTTCATGCAGGCGGTAACTCTCCGGCCTATTTGTTAACAGACAGGTGGCACCGCGCAGACCCTTATGATCCTAATAGTACCTGGATTCCGGGCAAGTATCCTGCAGTTAGAAAAGGTACCAGTTTAAATAACAGCAAGAACAGCGATTTCTGGCTACGTAGTGTTCGTTTCATCCGCTTAAGAAATGCTGAGTTTGGGTATAGCTTACCACGCCAAATTACCAGCAAATTAAAGATGGAAAGGGTGCGCTTCTATGTGTCTTCGTCAAATTTATTTACAATAGACAACTTAGGCGATGTGCAGATTGATCCGGAGATCAGCGCTAACGCTGCCGTGGTATACCCGCAACAAAAAACCGTTTTATTCGGAATTAACTTAACTTTTTAA
- a CDS encoding RagB/SusD family nutrient uptake outer membrane protein translates to MKYRKIILLLLCVIINVINGCKEDKWLERQPRNILTDDQVWKDPILIQALLANYYDRLPSLQGVFSSTGASEYDDAMWSGHLDQNGRNDFAFGDSFGRYWDYTLIRDINLTLENIAQYSGTIGEVKRKQFNAELRFMRAFIYFELVKRMGGVPLVTKQLIYNYSGDATPLQVPRSKESEIYDFVFSETEAIKEDFAETGSSRTRANKFITLALQSRAMLYAASTAKYNSLTTNISLPGGEVGIPVEKANDYYQKSLTASQAIIASPNYALYNTAGTSRGENFYKLLMDKSSKEIIFAKDFATGKVHGFTYDNVVRSFRADIEGSSMISPSLSLVESYDYLDGTKGTLRDKDVNGDYIVYNSMSDIFANKDGRLAGTVVLPGSSFRGAQIDVQAGVAQWVNGAYQLRTGTLGSIFTDGKKLTGFDGPRIDDQYVSATGFYLRKYVSENSQDGVRPSLASNWWSWFRLGEIYLNAAEAAHELGISTAKDYINTLREVHGGFPPNSITTLTNDIIRNERRIELAFEDHRYFDLKRWRIAHQVWNGSETDPNAVVWGLYPYRISRPGHPDDGKFLFQRTRSVRFRRARFFQLLNYYSSIDQAVLNNNPKLVRNPFH, encoded by the coding sequence ATGAAATACAGAAAAATTATTTTACTCCTCTTGTGCGTCATCATAAATGTCATAAATGGTTGTAAAGAGGATAAATGGTTGGAAAGACAGCCCAGAAATATACTTACAGATGACCAGGTTTGGAAAGACCCTATTTTGATACAGGCGCTTTTAGCTAATTATTATGACAGGTTGCCATCATTACAGGGCGTATTTAGTTCAACCGGCGCAAGCGAGTATGACGACGCTATGTGGTCTGGTCACCTTGACCAAAATGGCAGGAACGATTTTGCATTTGGAGATAGCTTCGGCCGCTATTGGGACTATACTTTGATAAGGGACATTAACCTCACTTTAGAAAATATAGCGCAATACAGCGGAACCATAGGCGAAGTTAAGAGGAAACAGTTCAATGCGGAGTTAAGGTTTATGCGCGCATTTATATATTTTGAACTGGTTAAGCGTATGGGCGGCGTGCCGCTTGTTACCAAACAGCTTATATATAACTACAGCGGTGACGCAACACCTTTACAAGTTCCCCGGTCAAAAGAATCTGAAATATATGATTTCGTTTTTAGCGAGACCGAGGCGATAAAAGAAGATTTTGCAGAAACCGGTTCAAGCAGAACAAGGGCAAATAAATTTATAACACTTGCATTACAGAGCAGAGCTATGCTGTATGCTGCTTCTACCGCTAAATACAATAGTTTGACCACCAACATTAGTTTGCCCGGTGGCGAAGTAGGTATTCCTGTTGAGAAAGCAAATGATTACTATCAAAAATCGCTTACTGCCTCACAGGCCATTATCGCCAGCCCAAACTATGCGCTCTACAACACAGCAGGAACTTCTCGCGGAGAAAACTTCTACAAGCTTTTAATGGACAAAAGCTCTAAGGAGATCATTTTCGCGAAAGACTTTGCCACAGGTAAAGTGCACGGTTTCACCTATGATAACGTGGTTAGAAGCTTTAGGGCCGATATTGAGGGTTCTTCCATGATATCGCCATCTTTAAGTCTGGTTGAAAGTTATGATTACCTTGATGGAACCAAAGGCACCTTGCGCGATAAGGATGTAAATGGCGACTACATCGTTTACAATTCTATGTCGGATATTTTTGCTAATAAAGATGGCCGCTTAGCTGGTACGGTGGTGCTTCCCGGAAGTAGCTTCCGTGGCGCGCAGATAGACGTTCAGGCAGGCGTAGCACAGTGGGTTAACGGGGCATACCAGTTACGCACAGGCACTTTGGGTTCAATATTTACTGATGGCAAAAAGCTTACCGGTTTTGATGGCCCACGTATTGACGACCAGTACGTAAGTGCCACCGGTTTTTATCTGCGTAAATATGTTAGTGAAAACTCGCAGGACGGTGTACGTCCAAGCCTTGCTTCAAACTGGTGGTCATGGTTTCGTTTAGGCGAAATTTACCTTAACGCAGCAGAGGCGGCCCATGAATTAGGCATAAGCACAGCCAAAGATTATATCAATACGTTAAGAGAGGTGCATGGCGGATTTCCACCTAACAGCATAACCACGCTTACAAACGATATAATTCGCAACGAACGTAGAATTGAACTGGCATTTGAAGATCACAGATATTTTGATCTGAAAAGATGGAGAATAGCTCACCAGGTTTGGAATGGATCAGAAACAGACCCTAATGCTGTTGTATGGGGGCTTTACCCTTACCGAATTTCAAGACCAGGACACCCGGACGATGGTAAATTCCTGTTTCAGAGAACCCGTTCGGTACGTTTCCGCAGGGCACGTTTCTTTCAATTGTTGAACTACTATTCATCAATTGATCAGGCGGTGTTGAATAACAATCCCAAACTTGTCAGAAATCCATTCCATTAA
- a CDS encoding DUF3823 domain-containing protein: MKTKYILTLIAAAGLFFTACKHDNYVEPKATLSGRVLYNSEQVSVRNNGTQLELWQDGFALRALIPVYVAQDGTFSASLFNGTYKLTRKGNSPWLQQSTDTVVIQVNGNTRVDLPVTPYFTIKSTTFAVANNVVTANFIVDKVVATSNNLQNVKLYLGSSILTDEVRSEHKVDANLATVVLGANSTITTTIPTALRTLPYVFARIGVKSSATGEYVYSQVQKIAVK, encoded by the coding sequence ATGAAAACGAAATATATTTTAACGCTGATCGCGGCAGCTGGTTTGTTTTTTACAGCATGCAAACATGACAATTATGTAGAGCCAAAAGCTACCTTATCCGGAAGGGTTTTATATAACAGTGAGCAGGTGAGTGTACGTAATAACGGCACACAACTGGAGCTATGGCAAGATGGTTTTGCGCTCCGCGCACTTATACCGGTTTATGTTGCCCAGGACGGAACATTTTCTGCCAGCTTGTTTAACGGAACCTATAAATTAACTCGTAAAGGTAATTCTCCGTGGCTGCAGCAGAGCACAGATACTGTTGTTATTCAGGTTAATGGTAACACCAGGGTAGACTTGCCTGTAACACCGTACTTCACTATTAAAAGCACAACTTTTGCTGTTGCAAATAATGTAGTTACGGCCAATTTTATTGTAGACAAAGTTGTGGCTACAAGTAATAATTTGCAAAACGTAAAGCTTTACCTTGGGTCATCAATACTTACTGATGAGGTGCGTTCAGAACATAAAGTGGATGCTAACCTGGCAACGGTTGTTTTAGGAGCAAATTCTACCATTACTACTACTATTCCAACTGCATTAAGAACCTTGCCTTATGTTTTTGCGCGTATCGGCGTAAAATCAAGTGCAACAGGTGAGTATGTTTATTCGCAGGTTCAAAAAATAGCGGTTAAGTAA